In Pomacea canaliculata isolate SZHN2017 linkage group LG12, ASM307304v1, whole genome shotgun sequence, a single genomic region encodes these proteins:
- the LOC112577201 gene encoding uncharacterized protein LOC112577201 — translation MEQCDGSTGGGDGGGGEMRECTKGCGLLLLTADDREHNCLAELRTCIEVLRMELLGKLEHQRQETQLLLDNQRGHMIQREAMLQASIQQLKEDLALVSQQVKLLLELDHKRSQDLERMQQERAELLDVLNSLQAEPTGEASQCCERCASTPDTCTATDNAGRKVTTL, via the exons ATGGAGCAATGCGACGGGTCAACGGggggaggtgatggtggaggaggggagatGAGGGAATGCACCAAGGGGTGCGGCCTCCTGctgctgacagcagacgaccgCGAACACAACTGTCTGGCCGAGTTGAGGACGTGCATTGAG GTTCTGCGGATGGAGCTGTTGGGCAAGCTGGAGCACCAACGGCAGGAGACGCAACTGCTTCTGGATAATCAACGCGGTCACATGATACAGCGCGAGGCTATGCTGCAGGCCAGCATCCAGCAGCTCAAAGAGGACCTGGCCCTGGTATCGCAACAG GTCAAGCTGCTGCTAGAGCTGGACCACAAGCGGAGTCAGGACCTGGAGCGGATGCAGCAGGAGCGGGCCGAGCTGCTGGACGTGCTGAACAGCCTGCAGGCGGAGCCGACGGGGGAGGCCAGTCAGTGTTGTGAACGCTGTGCCAGCACGCCTGACACCTGCACCGCCACAGACAACGCAGGTCGCAAGGTCACCACGCTCTAG